One genomic window of Paramormyrops kingsleyae isolate MSU_618 chromosome 20, PKINGS_0.4, whole genome shotgun sequence includes the following:
- the LOC140577543 gene encoding proteinase-activated receptor 2, translating into MNGSSSLNFTTDYVDIFEETVAWIILSIGLPAISLACYALYRLIKADHVAPLYVINLLLSDLVQIICRIYFVSQKHFGVHSPELIKARLIFLVIVRFGLVASLGFMVCISLERYLVVAHPLWYRYRRNLKYTVLTCIFIWLFSVIYAVIDYNIEVYRTFLSVLATLFLLPFPFLLFFYVSSRRALKSTISISVAEKNRILGALALVFGIYVVLYLPFTFMAFFLVISNIRTYTVYCFMAVARSMVRLSPLVDPFLYIFMRKGARDTLEAFPCFRRVFGWSTTRSDAETRSTLSTGTDIQMRI; encoded by the coding sequence ATGAATGGATCCAGCTCATTGAACTTTACTACTGATTATGTGGACATCTTTGAAGAAACAGTTGCATGGATCATATTATCAATTGGCCTTCCTGCAATCAGCCTGGCCTGTTATGCACTGTACCGCTTGATCAAGGCTGATCATGTCGCCCCCCTATATGTCATCAACCTCCTCCTTTCAGATCTGGTGCAAATCATCTGCAGAATATACTTTGTTTCTCAGAAGCATTTTGGAGTCCACTCTCCAGAACTTATCAAAGCTCGATTGATTTTTCTGGTCATTGTCCGTTTTGGCTTAGTTGCTAGTCTTGGCTTCATGGTGTGCATCTCCCTGGAGAGGTACCTGGTGGTTGCTCATCCACTTTGGTATCGGTACCGTCGCAACCTGAAGTACACAGTGTTAACCTGTATTTTCATATGGTTGTTTTCTGTGATATATGCAGTGATTGATTATAACATAGAAGTCTACAGAACCTTCTTAAGTGTTCTAGCAACCCTATTCCTGCTGCCATTCCCATTTCTTCTCTTCTTCTATGTGAGCTCAAGGAGAGCCTTGAAAAGCACTATTTCAATTTCTGTTGCAGAAAAGAATCGGATCCTTGGTGCTTTAGCCCTGGTCTTCGGCATCTATGTTGTGCTATATCTGCCCTTTACGTTCATGGCATTTTTTCTGGTAATATCTAACATACGCACTTACACAGTGTATTGCTTTATGGCTGTTGCACGCTCCATGGTGCGTCTCAGTCCCCTTGTGGACCCCTTCCTCTACATTTTCATGAGAAAGGGAGCCAGAGACACACTGGAGGCCTTCCCCTGCTTCAGGAGGGTATTTGGATGGAGCACAACTAGATCTGATGCAGAAACTCGAAGTACACTTTCAACTGGGACTGACATCCAAATGAGAATCTAG